In the Candidatus Sysuiplasma jiujiangense genome, TAGTGAGTGGCGGTACCCTCAGTTCATTCAGACCCAGATACGCAGCAACTTCGCTTCCGCAGACGCCGGACATGGAGACCCTGACAAGCACCCAGCCGGCAGGGATCTCAGGTTTGGACACGTCCTCGATCTTCATCTCATTTCTGGCTACCCATACAAGCGCTTTCATTGCCACCGACATCTGAAACACTGGCTTAACATTATCGTTTTTCGGCAGAAACGCATACGCGATTCAGAGGTTGCCGCTGTTACCGTTTCAAAGCTCGTTACTTCTGCAACGGAGTCGTTCCGGCCTTATAGATTTCCAGGACAGCTGCAAGATCTCTCTTCGCAATTACCGGATCCATGGGTGGTTCGCTCCTCTCTTCGACAGCCTTGAGAAAACCTCCGATCTCCTTATCGAATACATCTTCTATTTTGATGTCAACTGTCTTTCCGTTCAGTACGGGTTTTCCAAACGCGTAGCGGATGCCGGACATGTACTTGAAATCCACTTCGGGATGTGTGCCGACATCCTCCACTATGCTGCCCTCGCTGCCTATGACTTCGAACGAGGGTAACCGCGGACTGTAAGGATAGCTCCATGTATAGAAGAGCAGGCCATGTGCCGACGATTTGAAATCAAACAGTGAAATGGACGTGTCCTCTCCCTCAATAGAGGAAGAGCCATGGTAAGCCGCCGACCTGATACTGCGGTAGTCGCCGCCCAAGTTGAGAAGCGTGTCGACGAAATGGATGCCGCCGTCAATAAGGGAACCGCCACCCATTACTTTCGCATCTGTCCTCCAGCCGTTCTTGCTGTAAAGCCTCTGATCCCGGACAATGATCGTGTGAACTCTGCCGATTTTTCCCTCGTTCACTGCCCTGACTGCATATCTGACGGATGAATCAAAGTAATACTGCTCTGCCACCATGAATTTCACTCCTGTCCTGGCCGCCGTTTCAATCATCAATTCGGCGTCGGCGACAGTCGTTGCTATCGGTTTTTCAATCAGCACATGCTTCTTCCTGGAGATGGCGTCTAATGCAACTGCCCTGTGCATGTTATGCGGCAGGATGATATCGACTATTTCGGCGTCTGATGACAGAGCCTTCGTAATATCGCTGAAAGTCTCCGTTGCGCCGTAGGCTTCGGCCGTCTCTTCAAGAATCTTTTCATTACGGTCATAGAGCGCAATTTCGACGTTCTGTTTTTTCCATGAGTCGAGATGCACCTTGCCAAAACCTCTTGAGCCGAGAACCAGGGTTTTCATGAAGGAGGGATAGACGTGAAGGTGATTAAAAGTTTTCATGGATGTACATTTCGAATCCGTTCGTTCCTGGAAATAGAAGTTTTAATTTCCCGGGATCGTCACACGTTTGCCTCAGCGGGAATCGCTGCGGTGCATTTTCCTGAGGACTGAAAATGCGGTCGTCTCATTAAGTGCTGTCATCTGACCACCGTCAACCAGCATGGAACTGCCGGTAACGAATGATGACCTGCCTGATATCAGAAAGCTCACTGCCTCGGCAATCTCTTCGGGTTTGCCTGCCCTTCCGAGAGCATGCGAGAGGCAGGATGCCTCATATTCAGCCGGTTTTCTCTTCTTCCAGTCCAGTATCCGCTCGCTCGCCACAAGACCGGGCAGTATGGAATTTGCCCTTATCCCAAGATGACCGAATTCAAGCGCTATCGAGCGTGTCAGTGCATTCATTGCGGCCTTCGCGGCGTCATATGCAGCTGAATCGACATCTCCGGCCGCAAGAGCGTGCACAGAGGATATGTTGACTATACTTCCGCCTCCATTCCTGATCATCAGCGGGATTAGTTTCCTGCACAGGAGAACAGGTGCGAAGAAAGTGACATCGAATGTCCGTCTCCAGTCTTTCCCTGTGAGTTCCAGAAAGGGCTTGCTTACCATGGCAAAAGCACTGTTCACGAGTCCGGTCAGTTTCACCCCTGATCTGCCCGCGGCACGTGCAATCCGGTCTATTGTTCCGGCCTCGGAAATGTCGCCTGTGACATGGATTACAGAATCATTACTGCCTGCGATTTTATCGAAAACCCTGCTTGTGTCCACTAAGTCGTTCAGAATAAGATCATAACCTTCCGAGGCCAGCTTCATGGCTGTTGCCTTGCCTATTCCAAGGGAAGCGCCTGTAATAACAACTGTATTTCCGCTTCCTTCCATTTCACTTCATCCCGTTCATCGCTGCATTACTGATATAACTTACCGGCGTCCGGAATCAGTTAAACGCCGGCTGTATGACTTTTCCGTCGTAATTCATTATCGAGCGCCCTTCGGTGTCAAACAGCAGAATCTCGTTCTTCCTGACATATACCTTTACTGGAGTTCCTCCCGGCAGCGGAACTTCGCTTGTTGTCACAATATCCTTGTCTATGCCGGGAATGTTGAATATCACCCTGAACACGCCAACCGAATAACCGGAAATGTTCACCGTACCGTTGCTGAGCATGAGCCATTCTTTCTCATTCAGTTCTTCATCCTCATCTTCTGTCGTAAGCATTATTCCCTCTGGCCTGAGACCGAGAAGGATTTTCATTTCTCCGGCGCTCCTGTGCGCATCCCCTAACTGCTCCGGGCTGATTTCAAAACCGATCTTCTCCCCGATATTGACCACAGACCTGCTGCCGGCTGTCAGTTTCGAAGGTATGAGGTTTATTTCACCAATCGCCCTGGCTACATCGATAGCCTTCGGCTTGTGATAGAGCGTTTCGGTCGCGGCTGTCTGAATGTTCAGGCCGTTGGATATCACCAGGGCATTGTGCGCGAGTGCGAAAATATCGGCCGGATCATGGGAAACAATTATGGCCGTGATTTCCAGTTCCTTCTGCACGTTCCGGACAAGCGAACGTGCGCTGTCCTTGATGGTCGCATCGAGATTGCTGAAAGGTTCGTCGAGGAGGAGCAGGGACGGATCCTTGGCGAGCGCCCTGCTCACGGCGACCCTCTGCTGCTGTCCGCCGCTGATATTGCCGGGCCTCCTGTTCAGGGCTTCCCGTATATCGAGGAGATCGGCAAGGAACTCCACCTTTTTCCTGATCTCGGGAGCGGGCATTTTTCTCGCCCTCAACGGGAAGGCTATATTCTCATAGCTCGTAAGATGCGGATAGAGCGCCCAGTTCTGGAATACCATACCGATGTTTCTGCCCTCGGCCGGAACATTGATCTTTCCGTTTTCAGCGACCACTTCATCGTTGAAATAGATTGAACCCGTCGTTGGTTCTTCCAGGCCGGCAATGAGTCTCAAGAGTGTCGTCTTGCCGGCGCCGCTGGAACCGATAATGCCGTAGAAGTCCCTGTTTTCAACTGTGAACGATATGTCCTTGATGGCTGTTTTTATCCTGTTTCCGCGTCCAAACGATTTCGTAACATTTCTGAATTCTATTTTTACCAATCCGGTTCACCCCTTGCCGCCCGAGCCCAGGGCCAGAAATCCTCTTATGAAGTATCTGCCGAGTACGATTATAAGCAATAGCGGAAGAAGGGACGATATCAGTGCGGCAGCAAAGCTCTCATTGTACAGCGCACCGTAGCTGCCCGAATAGGACATCACCAGCACCGATGCAGTTCTCATGGGAGGTGTCGAGGTGAGTATAAGAGGTATGAAAAAATTATTCCATGTTTCAACTATTATGAACATGAAGGTGGATATCGCACCTGGGATGACCAGCGGCCATACTACCTTCCTGAATATGAGCCAGTCATTTGCTCCGTCTATCCGCGCCGCTTCCAGTGTCCGCTTCGGCAGGACGGCCATAAAGATCGACATCAACAGGGCCCCTGTCGGAAGGTAGAAAACAAGAAAGGCGAATATCAATCCGTAATATGTATTGAAAATACCCAGCTTCACCGCCAGGCTGGTCAGCGGCACAAGCGTTATCTCATAGGGCACAAAGGTGGCGATTGCTATTATTGTAAAAACAGTGTCGTTGAAGTATGATTGCTTGAGGGAAAGATGGTATGCAGCCATTGCCCCCAGGAAGGTCGAGATTGCAGCCACCGGAATCGTGACGATAAGGCTGTTGAGCAGACTCTGCTTCATCTGGGAGAACACTGTTTCTATAGCGGACAGTGAGAAGCCCGCAGGCTCCAGAACGGGAGTGCTGATGACTCCCGATGCAGTCTTGAATGAATTGATTAGCAGGCTGTAGACAGGAATCAGCCATATT is a window encoding:
- a CDS encoding carbohydrate ABC transporter permease, producing the protein MTEQLISARTKILIRSAVVIALLCFFAAIWLIPVYSLLINSFKTASGVISTPVLEPAGFSLSAIETVFSQMKQSLLNSLIVTIPVAAISTFLGAMAAYHLSLKQSYFNDTVFTIIAIATFVPYEITLVPLTSLAVKLGIFNTYYGLIFAFLVFYLPTGALLMSIFMAVLPKRTLEAARIDGANDWLIFRKVVWPLVIPGAISTFMFIIVETWNNFFIPLILTSTPPMRTASVLVMSYSGSYGALYNESFAAALISSLLPLLLIIVLGRYFIRGFLALGSGGKG
- a CDS encoding SDR family oxidoreductase, with the protein product MEGSGNTVVITGASLGIGKATAMKLASEGYDLILNDLVDTSRVFDKIAGSNDSVIHVTGDISEAGTIDRIARAAGRSGVKLTGLVNSAFAMVSKPFLELTGKDWRRTFDVTFFAPVLLCRKLIPLMIRNGGGSIVNISSVHALAAGDVDSAAYDAAKAAMNALTRSIALEFGHLGIRANSILPGLVASERILDWKKRKPAEYEASCLSHALGRAGKPEEIAEAVSFLISGRSSFVTGSSMLVDGGQMTALNETTAFSVLRKMHRSDSR
- a CDS encoding ABC transporter ATP-binding protein, with translation MVKIEFRNVTKSFGRGNRIKTAIKDISFTVENRDFYGIIGSSGAGKTTLLRLIAGLEEPTTGSIYFNDEVVAENGKINVPAEGRNIGMVFQNWALYPHLTSYENIAFPLRARKMPAPEIRKKVEFLADLLDIREALNRRPGNISGGQQQRVAVSRALAKDPSLLLLDEPFSNLDATIKDSARSLVRNVQKELEITAIIVSHDPADIFALAHNALVISNGLNIQTAATETLYHKPKAIDVARAIGEINLIPSKLTAGSRSVVNIGEKIGFEISPEQLGDAHRSAGEMKILLGLRPEGIMLTTEDEDEELNEKEWLMLSNGTVNISGYSVGVFRVIFNIPGIDKDIVTTSEVPLPGGTPVKVYVRKNEILLFDTEGRSIMNYDGKVIQPAFN
- a CDS encoding Gfo/Idh/MocA family oxidoreductase, translated to MKTLVLGSRGFGKVHLDSWKKQNVEIALYDRNEKILEETAEAYGATETFSDITKALSSDAEIVDIILPHNMHRAVALDAISRKKHVLIEKPIATTVADAELMIETAARTGVKFMVAEQYYFDSSVRYAVRAVNEGKIGRVHTIIVRDQRLYSKNGWRTDAKVMGGGSLIDGGIHFVDTLLNLGGDYRSIRSAAYHGSSSIEGEDTSISLFDFKSSAHGLLFYTWSYPYSPRLPSFEVIGSEGSIVEDVGTHPEVDFKYMSGIRYAFGKPVLNGKTVDIKIEDVFDKEIGGFLKAVEERSEPPMDPVIAKRDLAAVLEIYKAGTTPLQK